The Methanocaldococcus jannaschii DSM 2661 genome has a segment encoding these proteins:
- a CDS encoding DHH family phosphoesterase — MELLEYLKRDEVLFLCHHNADPDAVGSCVALKYLASQLNPNGKFRISADSVSKLSRNILNEIGERVDIEIYPKLPETVFIVDTASINQLKVNFDELKEREVILIDHHKKTDLADICKYYIIKEDYPSTSEIIAEIFKELNIFPPKNVRIALLCGIVYDTKHLKLANSKTFELISYLIKDISFQKILYLLSQESDVSKRTAHLKACSRMEIREFDKLRIALSHVSSHEASCAKTIVSIGADVAFVVAVRKKEKEIRVSARCRKHVSKYVHLGNLMEKIGKELGGSGGGHSEAGGLNAPYDKSKSKEKVIKEVLNLCYKRFVEEYKKAKQN, encoded by the coding sequence ATGGAGTTATTGGAATATTTAAAGAGGGATGAGGTTCTTTTTTTATGTCATCACAATGCAGACCCCGATGCAGTTGGAAGTTGTGTAGCTTTAAAATACTTGGCATCTCAATTAAATCCAAATGGAAAGTTTAGAATTTCAGCAGATTCTGTCAGCAAACTCTCAAGAAATATTTTAAATGAGATAGGGGAGAGGGTTGATATTGAGATTTATCCTAAACTCCCAGAAACAGTTTTTATAGTTGATACTGCATCAATTAATCAGTTAAAGGTTAATTTTGATGAGCTGAAGGAGAGAGAGGTTATTTTAATAGACCATCATAAGAAGACAGATTTAGCTGATATATGTAAATACTATATAATTAAGGAGGATTACCCATCAACATCTGAGATTATAGCAGAGATTTTTAAAGAGCTAAATATCTTTCCACCAAAAAATGTTAGAATTGCTTTATTGTGTGGAATAGTTTATGATACAAAACATTTAAAGTTAGCTAATTCAAAAACGTTTGAGTTGATAAGCTATTTGATAAAGGACATAAGCTTTCAGAAGATTCTCTACCTTTTATCTCAAGAGAGTGACGTTAGTAAGAGAACAGCCCATTTAAAGGCATGTAGTAGAATGGAAATTAGGGAATTCGATAAGTTGAGAATAGCATTATCTCATGTTAGTTCTCATGAGGCATCTTGTGCAAAGACTATTGTAAGCATAGGAGCAGATGTTGCCTTTGTTGTAGCTGTTAGGAAGAAAGAAAAAGAAATAAGAGTCAGTGCAAGATGTAGAAAGCATGTTTCTAAGTATGTGCATTTAGGCAATTTGATGGAGAAGATTGGAAAAGAACTTGGAGGAAGTGGAGGAGGGCATAGTGAGGCTGGTGGACTAAATGCTCCTTATGATAAGAGTAAGAGCAAAGAGAAGGTTATAAAAGAGGTATTAAACCTCTGCTATAAGAGGTTTGTTGAGGAATATAAAAAAGCAAAACAAAATTAG
- a CDS encoding DsrE/DsrF/TusD sulfur relay family protein yields MKFTVIITEAPYGKERAYSALRFALTALLEGIEVNIFLLENGVYVAKKEQNPSEVPNYLELLKNAIELGAVVKVCGPCCKARGLKEEDLIEGAKLATMHDLIAFVKESDNVVTF; encoded by the coding sequence ATTCACCGTAATCATTACAGAAGCTCCTTATGGAAAGGAGAGGGCTTACTCTGCCTTAAGATTTGCATTAACAGCTTTATTAGAAGGGATTGAAGTAAATATCTTCTTACTTGAGAATGGTGTCTATGTTGCTAAAAAGGAACAAAACCCTTCAGAAGTTCCAAACTACTTAGAGCTATTAAAGAATGCCATTGAGTTGGGAGCAGTTGTTAAAGTTTGCGGTCCTTGCTGTAAGGCAAGAGGTTTAAAAGAGGAGGATTTAATTGAAGGAGCTAAGTTAGCTACAATGCACGACTTAATCGCCTTTGTTAAAGAGAGTGATAATGTTGTTACATTCTAA